A segment of the Promicromonospora sukumoe genome:
ATGCGTTGCCGTCCACGGCCTGCTGGTTCGTCTTCAGGGCCATGGTCACGGTCACGTACAGGGGCACGACGACGGACAGTGCGGCGAGCCCGAGCAGGATCGTCGCCGTCCAGTTGGTGCGCTCCTGGCCGACCTTGGCGCGGGCGCTCATGCCTTCTCTCCTCGCTGCGTGAACCGGAGCTGGACCAGGGTGATCAGCACGACGATCAGGAAGAAGATCGCCGCGTTCGCCATCTGGAAGGCGTAGTCGCCGCCCGAGAAGCCGGTGAAGATGGTCATCGCGATGCTCCGGGTGCTGGTGCCGGGGCCGCCGTCGGTCAGGCCGACGATGATCTCGTAGGCGTTCAGGAAGTTCTTGACGCCGAGGATCATGTTGATCGCGACGTAGCCGGCCACGAGCGGCAGCGTGATGTGCGTGAGGCGCTTGAAGGCCGTGGCGCCGTCGATGTCGGCGGCCTCGTAGACCTCGCGGGGCACCGTGACCAGGCCCGCGATGTAGATGAGCAGGGTGCCGGGGATGGCGCTCCACGTCGTCACGATGACGATGGCGACCCAGGCGAGGTCGGGGTTGACCAGCACGCTCGTCGACAGCCAGGGGATGCCGAGCGCCGTCCCGACGGCGGGCAGCGAGTTCGAGAACATGAAGTTGAACACGTAGGCGATCACGATGCCGGAGATCACCATGGGCAGCACGAAGACCGCGCGCAGCGCCGTGAGCGCCCGGATGCGCGCCGTCAGGCCGAGCGCCAGCAGGAACGCCAGGACGTTCACGGCGAGCACGGTGACGATCGCGAAGCCGAACGTGAAGGCGTAGCTCTGCAGGATGGCGGGGTCCTGGAAGATCGCGATGTAGTTGTTCAGCCCGATGAACTCCCAGGTGCCGAACCCGATCGAGTTCGTGAAGCTCATGAAGAGCCCCATGACCGTGGGCAGCGTGATGGCCAGGGTGAACAGGGCGAGGGTCGGGATGATGATCCAGAGGTACACGGGATCCATCCGGCGGCGGGTGACCGCTGTGGTCGTCGTCATGGTCCTGCCTCTCAAGCGCGGAACGCGAGTCGCGCCCAGTCGGCGTCCACGCCCGCGAGCGTCGAACGGAGGTCGGCGCCCAGCACCATCGACTGGACGTGGTTGGCCAGTGGGATCGCCAGCGGCACGAGCTGCGACGGGCCGAGGTAGAACCGGCCGTCGTCGTAGAACTCCTGCATGTCCTGGATGCGCTCGTCGGTGGCGGGGGCGGCGTCCGTCGTCGTGCCGAAGCCGAGGAACTGGCTGTTGAAGTCGTCCATCTGCTCGGCGCGCATGAGGTAGGCGACGAGTCGCGGGCCGCCTCCTGGTTGCGCGACCCCTCGGGGATCCACAGCGCCAGGTCGAGGTTGACCCGCACCTTGCGGTCGTCCGGGTTCTCCGTCATCGGCAGGGGGAACGTGCCCAGGCTCAGGTCCGGGTCGGTCTTGGCGAGCTCGCCGAAGACCCACGGCCCCTGGAGGTAGATGGCCGCCTCGCCGCGCGCGAACGCCAGGTTGCCGTCGCCGTAGGCGCGGCTGTTCGCGTCGCCCTGGTGGAAGGGCACGAGCTCGCGCATTCGCTCCATCGCCGGGAGGAAGTCGCGCTGGAACGAGCGCGGGGAGTCCGGCCCGACGGCGGTGCCGAGCTCCGTCATCTCCGCGAAGAAGGCCGGGACGTCGAGCAGCCCGCCGAGCGTGTAGTCGAACATGCCCTGCGCGAGGGTCCAGGAGTCCTTGAACGTGCCGTACATCGGCGCGACGCCGGCCGCCTGGAAGGTCTCGCACACGGCGAGGAACTCGCTCCACGTGGTCGGCACCGGCACGTCGTGCTCGGCGAAGAGCGCCTTGTTGTAGATGACCGACTCGGCGGCCACCGAGAACGGGAGCACGCTCGTGCGGCCGGGGAACGTCGCGTACTGGTCGGCGAGCTGCTGCACCTCGGGGCGGATGCGCCCGGCCTCCGGCATGTCGGAGAGGTCGCTGAGCGCGCCGCGCTCCATGAAGCGCGCCATCTCCATGTTGTAGTTCAGGCAGCCGATGTCGGGCGGGCTGCCGCGCAGGAACGCTGCCTGCAGGTTGGTCGCGGTGTCGAGCACGACCCGCACCCCGGACTGCTCCTGGTTGTACCGCGCGACCAGCTCCCGGAAGTACGGGATCGACTCGGGCTTGGAGCTGTGGAACCGCACCACGGTGCGGCTGTCGCCTGCGCAGCCGGCCAGCCCGAGGCCGACGGCGCCCGCCGCCGCGGCGGTCAGTGCGCCGGTCAGGAAGGAGCGCCGCGACAGGTTCGGCGGCATGGACAATGGGGCTCTGGACACGTCGTTGTCTCCCGGATGGTGTCTTCCACCTGCTGCTCGGCGCGGCTGCTCCAGCCCGTACCGAGTTCATGCAAGCATTAGATTTAATGCCTGGATTAAGCATCCAGGGTCGAGCCGGAAAGGTCAAGCGTGAGCACCGCACCCCAGAACGCGTCGTCGTCCGGACTGCTGAGGCGCATCAACACCGTGCGCGTGCTCGAGTTCGCCTGGGCCCAGGACGTCTTCACCGCGACCGAGGCGATGGACGCGACCGGCCTGACCCGGTCCACCGTGATCAGCCGCTGCGCCGAGCTGATCGAGCTCGGCTGGATGCGTGAGGTCGAGCGGGCGCCCGCGCCGGCGGGGAAGGGGCGGCCCGCCCGGCTCTACCAGCTCCGCGCCGACGCCGGGTACGTCGTGGGCGTCGACGCCGGACAGCACCGCGTGCTCGCCACCGTCGCCGACCTGCGGGGCACCGAGGTGGGCCGCCAGGAGCATCCGATCGACCTGGAGCACGACAACGCGGCCGACCGGCTCGCCGTCACCGACACCGCGATCGAGGAGGCGCTCGCCGCTGCCGGGGTCGACGCGGGGCGGGTGTTGGCGATCGCCGTCGGGGTGCCGGCGCAGACCGACGTGGACGGCGACTCGCCGCCGGGGCAGAACGAGTTCTGGGCCCGGATGAACCCCGGCTTCGCCGCGCACTTCCGGGAGCGCGGCTGGCACACGACCGTCGAGAACGACGCCAACCTCGCCGCGCACGCCGAGCGTGCCCTCGGCGCCGGGCGCGACGCCCGCTCCTTCGCGGCGCTGCTGTCCGGCGAGCGGTTCGGCGCCGGCATCGTCGTCGACGGCGCCCTCGTGCGCGGCAGCTACGGCGGTGCCGGCGAGATGCGGCTGCTCGACTACGTCGTCGGCGTCGGCAGCCCGCACGGCATCGGCTTCCTCGCGCGCGCCTGGGGCCGCGAGGCGCACGACTCCGGCGCCCTGCCCGCCGACAGCGCCCTGCGAACCCTCGCCGTCGGGGCGATCGACGCGCCCGCGGTCTTCGCGGCCGCCGCGGACGGCGACGTCGGCGCCATCGCCGTCGTCGACCGCCTGGCCGACCGCCTCGCCCGGGTGTGCGCCGTCATCGACGGGATGCTCGACGTGGACCGGATCGTGGTCGCGGGCGGGGTCGCTCCGGTGGTGGGCGACCTGCTGCGGCGGACCGCCTTGGTGCTGGAGGGGATGGTGCACCCGCCGGCGCCGGAGCTCGTGGCGTCGTCGTTCGGGGCGGACGCGGTGATCGTCGGGGCGTCGACGCTGGCGCTGGAGCACGTGCGGACGAACGCGCTGGACTACGCGCTGGGGAGTGGCGGGTCGTAGGGGGTGGTGTGCGGGCGTAGGGGAGCGGCGGTCGCGGTCAGCCGCGCCCTGGACCCTTGCCGCTGCCGTTGCTGTGGCCCGGCCCCTTGCCCTTGCCCTTGCCGTGACCCTTGTCGTGGCCGTTGCCTCGACCGTGGTCGCTGCCGGAGCCCGAGCCCTTGCCCGGGCCATGGTCCTGATCGCGGCTCTTGCCGCCGTCGTGGCCCTTGCCGGGGCTCTTGCCCTTGTCGTGCCCGTTGCCGTGACCTTGACCGTTGCCCCCGCCGGGGCCCTTGCCCTTGTTGTGCCCGTCGCCGTGGCCGCGACCGTTGTCCCCGCCCTTGCCCTTCTCGTGCCCGCTGCCGCGGTCGTGGCCGTGCCCCGGTCCCTGACCGTGCCCCGGCCCACTGCCATGACCGGGTCCGCTGCCGTGCCCTGGCCCCTTGCCGTGTCCCGGACCCTTGTCCTTCCCTGGGCCCTTGCCGTGCTCGTTGCCCGGGTTGCCGGGCGGGCCACCCACGGGATCACGGTCGGGAGGCCGGTGTGCCGGCGGCTTGCCGGGCTTCGGCTTGGGTTTGCCCGACGACGGCGCCTCAGGCTCGGCCTTGCCGGGCTTGCCCGACGACGGGGTCGTTCGGGTCGGCGTCGGGCGATCCTCGGCCCCGGGTCCGGACCCGCGAACGACGACCGCGACCGGCACCACGGTCGTGGGCGTCTCCTGCGCGGCGGCCGGCTGCGGCGCGGAGTCCTTGGCCGTGCCGGTCTCGCTCCTCGGCGCCTGGTCCTCGGCGGGCGCACTCGGCCGGCGCGGGGGATCGGCGGCTGCGGTTGTGTCGGACGTCGGGACCGGTTCGAGGGGTGGTTCCGTTGTGCTGCCGACGTGGGGCGGTGCGCCGTCGGCCCGGATGGAGGGGCTGACGGGCTGGAAGGCGACCAGCGCCATCGCGCCCGCGCCGAGAGCGAGCGCGGCCGCGACGGCCGCCGCCACGGCGACGTGCTTGGTGCCGAAGGACCGGGTCCGGGTGCCGCTCGCGGACCCGTGGGTGCCCGCCGTCGTGCCGCCGCCTGTCGCGCCCGGCGTTCCCATGCCCACCGACGCGCCGCCTGCAGCACCTGCGGCACCTCCCGCACCCGCCGTCCCGGCCGCCACAGTGCCCAGCGTGCCCGTGGCCACGGCGCCGGCGACGAGGTGTTGTCCCAGGTCGCGGAGCATCCAGGAGACCTCGCGGACGTCGATGAACGCGCGGGTGCACTCGGTGCAGCCGTCCATGTGGACCTCCAGGCGCCGCTGCCTGCGCGGCAGGAGGCGGCCCTTGAGGTAGTCGTGCATGGCGGCGCGGGTCGCACGGCACTCGGGCTCGTTGACGACCTGGGCGTGGGCGGCGGCGAACGCCCCGGCGAGGCGTTCCTCGGCCCGGCGCAGCCGCATCGTGACCGCATGGGGGCGTACGCGAAGTCTGCCCGCGATGTCGGCGACGGCCATGTCGTGGACGTGGCGGTCCAGGAGGATCTTGCGGTCGTCGTCGGCCAGGTCTGACAGCGCCGAGCGGAGCATGGTGACGTCGGCCGCACGGTCGACGCCCAGGTCGGCGCCGGCGACCAGGGGTGTCAGCGCCGCGAGGGTGTCGTCCTCGACGGGCCGGGCTCGGCCGGCCTCGCGCGTCATGGAGACGGCCTCGTTGACCGCTGCGCGTCGCCAGTACGCTGCCGGCTCCCGGATCGTCCCGCCGGCGGAGATGATGCGGACCATCTTCTCCAGCGCCCGGCTGGTGGCCTCCTCGGCGTCGACACCGGGCACGCGGGCCGCGACGGAGCGCACGACGTTGGGGCGGTGCACCACCCAGTCGTCGACCGGCACGCCGTCGCTGCTCATGCTGAACCGCCCCCTCTCCGCGCAGAACTGTCCCCACTCGGGCAGTGCCTGGGTGCGCAGCTCGGGGATCGCTGCACCGCACGGGAAACGGGCTGGATGCGTTGATTGGCTGACACGCGTTTGATGTCTGAAATGGCACGTGAAAGGCGATGTTCCGCCCGATCCCGTCCACTCAGCATACGTACCGCGACACCGGTTCTGCCCGCTGCAGCGGATGAATTCCTTCCCACGTGCGACGACGCGCCGGGCCGCCGTCCCGGGCGTGTCGGCCGAGGCCGGATCGCGGCGCTGCTGGCGGCATGAAATCCGCCGGCCGCATGCGCCGTAATGGACAACCCCGACTTCTCGGTGAGGTGATTTCAGGGACCTCCCGGGCTCGTCCCTGGAACTGCCGCAGAACCCTTGGCCGGCCCCGCGCGCTGTGAAAAGACTCTGACATGAGAACAACGAAGTACCTGGTCAGATCTGCTTTTACCGCGACGGCGCTGGTGGCGTGCGCGGCACTGGTCGCACCCGGCGCGGTGGCGGCTCCCGCACCGACGTCGGGCACGACGACGTCGGGCATCGCGGCGTCGGCCCTGGCGCCGACGTCGGGCACGGCGACGTCGGGCCTCGACGAACCGACCCTCGCCCTGCCCGAGCCGACGGGCCGCTACCCCGTCGGTGTGACACCGCTCCACCTCGTGGACGAGGACCGCGCGGACCCGTGGGTGCCCGCCGAGCGTCGCGAGCTCATGGTGTCGCTCTGGTACCCGGCGGTGCCGCGCGGGGAGATCGCGCCGTACACGAACGAGGCGGTGTCGGCGGCGATCATCGGGAGCGCGGGCCTCCCGTTCTCGCCGGGCATCCTCACGACCGTCGAGACGCACGCCCACGACCGGGCTCCCGCGCTTCCGGGCCGTCGGCCGCTCGTCGTGCTCTCGCCGGGCGCGAGCCTGAGCCGGGAGTCGCTCACCGCCCTCGCCGAGGACCTGGCCTCCCGCGGGTACGTCGTGGCCGGCATCGACCACACCTACGAGGCGCGTGCCGTCGAGTTCCCGGACGGCCGCGTCGCCGGGTGCCTGCTCTGCGAGCGGGAGAACACCGCGGAGCTCGGCGCCCAGGTCGCGCGGGGGCGTAGTGCCGACATCAGCTTCGTGCTCGACGAGCTCACCCGCGGGCGGCTCTGGCGGCACGCGCCGACGATCGACGCGCGGCACATCGCCGTCGTCGGGCACTCGCTCGGTGGTGCGGCCGCCGCCGTCTCGATCACGGACGATCCCCGCGTGGACGCGGGCGTCAACATGGACGGCACGTTCCAGGTGGACTTCCCCGAGGCCGGCGTGGACCGGCCGTTCTTGATGCTGGGCAGCGCCTCGCACCAGCCCGGGGCCAGTGATGGGACCGACTGGCCGGACAACTTCGCACGGCTGGGCGCGGCGAGCCGGTGGCTCCAGGTCCCGACGGCGAACCACGGCTCGTTCACCGACCAGCTCGTCTTCCTCGACCAGCTCGGGGTGCCGCTGCCCGGCGGACCGAGCACCGTCGGCGGCGAGCGCGGCGTCGAGATCACGACCGCCTACGTCGG
Coding sequences within it:
- a CDS encoding carbohydrate ABC transporter permease, which gives rise to MTTTTAVTRRRMDPVYLWIIIPTLALFTLAITLPTVMGLFMSFTNSIGFGTWEFIGLNNYIAIFQDPAILQSYAFTFGFAIVTVLAVNVLAFLLALGLTARIRALTALRAVFVLPMVISGIVIAYVFNFMFSNSLPAVGTALGIPWLSTSVLVNPDLAWVAIVIVTTWSAIPGTLLIYIAGLVTVPREVYEAADIDGATAFKRLTHITLPLVAGYVAINMILGVKNFLNAYEIIVGLTDGGPGTSTRSIAMTIFTGFSGGDYAFQMANAAIFFLIVVLITLVQLRFTQRGEKA
- a CDS encoding ROK family transcriptional regulator, yielding MSTAPQNASSSGLLRRINTVRVLEFAWAQDVFTATEAMDATGLTRSTVISRCAELIELGWMREVERAPAPAGKGRPARLYQLRADAGYVVGVDAGQHRVLATVADLRGTEVGRQEHPIDLEHDNAADRLAVTDTAIEEALAAAGVDAGRVLAIAVGVPAQTDVDGDSPPGQNEFWARMNPGFAAHFRERGWHTTVENDANLAAHAERALGAGRDARSFAALLSGERFGAGIVVDGALVRGSYGGAGEMRLLDYVVGVGSPHGIGFLARAWGREAHDSGALPADSALRTLAVGAIDAPAVFAAAADGDVGAIAVVDRLADRLARVCAVIDGMLDVDRIVVAGGVAPVVGDLLRRTALVLEGMVHPPAPELVASSFGADAVIVGASTLALEHVRTNALDYALGSGGS
- a CDS encoding zf-HC2 domain-containing protein gives rise to the protein MSSDGVPVDDWVVHRPNVVRSVAARVPGVDAEEATSRALEKMVRIISAGGTIREPAAYWRRAAVNEAVSMTREAGRARPVEDDTLAALTPLVAGADLGVDRAADVTMLRSALSDLADDDRKILLDRHVHDMAVADIAGRLRVRPHAVTMRLRRAEERLAGAFAAAHAQVVNEPECRATRAAMHDYLKGRLLPRRQRRLEVHMDGCTECTRAFIDVREVSWMLRDLGQHLVAGAVATGTLGTVAAGTAGAGGAAGAAGGASVGMGTPGATGGGTTAGTHGSASGTRTRSFGTKHVAVAAAVAAALALGAGAMALVAFQPVSPSIRADGAPPHVGSTTEPPLEPVPTSDTTAAADPPRRPSAPAEDQAPRSETGTAKDSAPQPAAAQETPTTVVPVAVVVRGSGPGAEDRPTPTRTTPSSGKPGKAEPEAPSSGKPKPKPGKPPAHRPPDRDPVGGPPGNPGNEHGKGPGKDKGPGHGKGPGHGSGPGHGSGPGHGQGPGHGHDRGSGHEKGKGGDNGRGHGDGHNKGKGPGGGNGQGHGNGHDKGKSPGKGHDGGKSRDQDHGPGKGSGSGSDHGRGNGHDKGHGKGKGKGPGHSNGSGKGPGRG
- a CDS encoding alpha/beta hydrolase family protein, with protein sequence MRTTKYLVRSAFTATALVACAALVAPGAVAAPAPTSGTTTSGIAASALAPTSGTATSGLDEPTLALPEPTGRYPVGVTPLHLVDEDRADPWVPAERRELMVSLWYPAVPRGEIAPYTNEAVSAAIIGSAGLPFSPGILTTVETHAHDRAPALPGRRPLVVLSPGASLSRESLTALAEDLASRGYVVAGIDHTYEARAVEFPDGRVAGCLLCERENTAELGAQVARGRSADISFVLDELTRGRLWRHAPTIDARHIAVVGHSLGGAAAAVSITDDPRVDAGVNMDGTFQVDFPEAGVDRPFLMLGSASHQPGASDGTDWPDNFARLGAASRWLQVPTANHGSFTDQLVFLDQLGVPLPGGPSTVGGERGVEITTAYVGAFLDRHLRGRAAPLLDAPSAAYPEVEFQG